In Rattus norvegicus strain BN/NHsdMcwi chromosome 1, GRCr8, whole genome shotgun sequence, a genomic segment contains:
- the Unc93a gene encoding protein unc-93 homolog A isoform X1, with translation MERSMKNVLVVACGFLLLFTAYGGLQNLQSSLYSAHGLGVATLSTLYGSVLLSSMFLPPILIKKCGCKWTIVGSMCCYVVFSLGNFHANWYTLIPTSILLGLGAAPLWSAQCTYLTVIGNLQAEKVGKLGKDVVNQYFGIFFLIFQSSGVWGNLISSLVFGKMSMQDAIPDEQLMSCGAKDCLMGPSATNTTHHPSQQLIYTLLGIYTSSGVLAILLVAVFLEPVKDKLENEGETRSRPLWSTLLSTFMLFRDKRLCLLMFLPVYSGFQQGFLSGEYTKSYVTCALGIRFVGYVMICFSAMTALCSLLYGKISKYTGRITLYVLGAAIHFSCIVVFLLWHPNPAQLPVFFVLSGLWGMADAVWQTQNNVLFGVLFEENKEPAFANYRLGEAVGFVIAFGYSSFLCVSTKLYILLGVLSVAMVSYGTVEYREYKAASKVLAAEEKNQAEEEGTKM, from the exons AGCAGCCTCTACAGTGCGCATGGCCTGGGGGTGGCAACACTCAGCACACTCTATGGCTCTGTGCTGCTGTCCTCCATGTTCCTCCCACCCATCCTCATCAAGAAATGTGGCTGCAAGTGGACCATCGTGGGCTCCATGTGCTGCTATGTGGTCTTCTCCCTGGGCAACTTCCATGCCAACTG GTACACCCTGATCCCTACCTCCATCTTGCTGGGCCTGGGTGCAGCCCCTCTGTGGTCGGCTCAGTGTACCTACCTCACCGTCATTGGGAATCTGCAAgcagaaaaagtgggaaagctgGGCAAAGATGTGGTGAACCAGTATTTTGGCATCTTTTTCCTCATATTCCAATCTTCCGGAGTGTGGGGCAACCTGATATCCTCGCTGGTGTTCGGCAAGATGTCCATGCAAG ACGCCATCCCAGATGAACAGCTCATGTCCTGTGGAGCCAAAGACTGCCTGATGGGGCCATCGGCCACCAACACCACCCATCACCCCTCCCAGCAACTGATCTACACACTGCTGGGCATCTACACCA GCAGCGGTGTCCTGGCCATCCTGTTGGTAGCCGTGTTTCTTGAGCCTGTGAAAGACAAACTAGAGAATGAAGGAGAGACAAGGTCTAGACCTCTCTGGTCCACTTTACTGTCAACCTTCATGCTGTTTAGAGACAAGCGTTTGTGCCTCCTGATGTTCCTGCCGGTGTATAGTGGGTTCCAACAAGGGTTCCTCTCTGGAGAGTATACCAAG TCTTATGTGACCTGTGCCCTGGGCATCCGCTTTGTGGGCTACGTGATGATCTGCTTCTCGGCTATGACTGCGCTGTGCTCCCTGCTGTACGGGAAGATCTCCAAGTACACGGGCAGGATCACACTTTATGTGCTGG GGGCAGCCATTCACTTCTCTTGCATTGTGGTCTTCCTGCTGTGGCATCCGAACCCAGCCCAGCTGCCTGTCTTCTTTGTCCTCTCTGGCCTGTGGGGAATGGCTGACGCTGTCTGGCAGACACAGAACAATG TTCTTTTCGGTGTCCTGTTTGAAGAGAACAAAGAGCCTGCTTTTGCCAACTACCGCCTTGGGGAAGCCGTAGGGTTTGTCATTGCCTTTGGATACAGCTCATTTCTGTGTGTGAGCACCAAACTCTACATTCTCTTGGGTGTCTTGAGTGTGGCCATGGTCAGTTATGGGACTGTTGAGTACCGGGAATACAAGGCAGCTTCCAAGGTTCTTGCTGCAGAAGAG
- the Unc93a gene encoding protein unc-93 homolog A isoform X2, whose translation MSCGAKDCLMGPSATNTTHHPSQQLIYTLLGIYTSSGVLAILLVAVFLEPVKDKLENEGETRSRPLWSTLLSTFMLFRDKRLCLLMFLPVYSGFQQGFLSGEYTKSYVTCALGIRFVGYVMICFSAMTALCSLLYGKISKYTGRITLYVLGAAIHFSCIVVFLLWHPNPAQLPVFFVLSGLWGMADAVWQTQNNVLFGVLFEENKEPAFANYRLGEAVGFVIAFGYSSFLCVSTKLYILLGVLSVAMVSYGTVEYREYKAASKVLAAEEKNQAEEEGTKM comes from the exons ATGTCCTGTGGAGCCAAAGACTGCCTGATGGGGCCATCGGCCACCAACACCACCCATCACCCCTCCCAGCAACTGATCTACACACTGCTGGGCATCTACACCA GCAGCGGTGTCCTGGCCATCCTGTTGGTAGCCGTGTTTCTTGAGCCTGTGAAAGACAAACTAGAGAATGAAGGAGAGACAAGGTCTAGACCTCTCTGGTCCACTTTACTGTCAACCTTCATGCTGTTTAGAGACAAGCGTTTGTGCCTCCTGATGTTCCTGCCGGTGTATAGTGGGTTCCAACAAGGGTTCCTCTCTGGAGAGTATACCAAG TCTTATGTGACCTGTGCCCTGGGCATCCGCTTTGTGGGCTACGTGATGATCTGCTTCTCGGCTATGACTGCGCTGTGCTCCCTGCTGTACGGGAAGATCTCCAAGTACACGGGCAGGATCACACTTTATGTGCTGG GGGCAGCCATTCACTTCTCTTGCATTGTGGTCTTCCTGCTGTGGCATCCGAACCCAGCCCAGCTGCCTGTCTTCTTTGTCCTCTCTGGCCTGTGGGGAATGGCTGACGCTGTCTGGCAGACACAGAACAATG TTCTTTTCGGTGTCCTGTTTGAAGAGAACAAAGAGCCTGCTTTTGCCAACTACCGCCTTGGGGAAGCCGTAGGGTTTGTCATTGCCTTTGGATACAGCTCATTTCTGTGTGTGAGCACCAAACTCTACATTCTCTTGGGTGTCTTGAGTGTGGCCATGGTCAGTTATGGGACTGTTGAGTACCGGGAATACAAGGCAGCTTCCAAGGTTCTTGCTGCAGAAGAG